A DNA window from Carassius gibelio isolate Cgi1373 ecotype wild population from Czech Republic chromosome A6, carGib1.2-hapl.c, whole genome shotgun sequence contains the following coding sequences:
- the LOC128015632 gene encoding ubiquitin carboxyl-terminal hydrolase 1, which translates to MPVLHSEGGVVAAVGSPVKKSKLSLRFFQKKDTKRALDFSEAPAEDTSTAEPEETTNHDQVVPVPCPSSPLTCEKCESLVPFVGLNNLGNTCYLNSILQVLYYCPGFKEAIKSLCLLAKLKDKQQEDGAKNEGDTGENTLPVPMELLGSFHSLISSVEQLQSSFLLNPEKYSDGELATPPRKLLNTLRQLNPMYEGYLQHDAQEVLQCILANIQEACDNIKKEQTDNTISNGMGDPTHEDDGSSDGQLSGKRKSDTEAGNAKKKPKSQSKSKKNEENVPMTRSKRKSSSDITTESSDQRNGTEEQEKDRGSTTEEEKNDSPPKEVGKRTRRGKLGWLKPSGKQPSIFSKFRSMGRITSHVGGKGETKEKSECSVQEKLQKDTSENESTTQEDKQSLEKNKEQSGLDVLKWMFQGQLVLRTRCLECECFTERREDFQDISVPVQEDENSSSDSSSEISPDPKPELKTLKWAISQFASVERIVGQDKYFCETCHHYTEAERSLLFDKTPEVITIHLKCFAANGSEMDPYAGLSKVNTPLQTPLKLSLHEWCTQPDSPDQSHHYELFAVVMHSGVTISSGHYTTYIRMMDLHRTTLRLQSQDEEQNRDQEEDIKPKKEEGPQTEYDDGEVSFSLSGRGRNVARASATSMSSKSGSKRCSEGVGLLGGQRSVTSYELSNSSQTNPEKASSLASRAAGSLLQNAVKKETEEEEVGAMGDGTQVNFDLALRNLLDFEGKWMLFDDSEVRLFEEEDFLRACSPETCSTSTPYLLFYKRIS; encoded by the exons ATGCCCGTGTTGCATAGTGAAGGTGGAGTGGTGGCTGCAGTTGGCAGTCCTGTGAAGAAGAGCAAACTCTCTCTGAGGTTCTTCCAGAAGAAGGACACCAAACGAGCCCTGGACTTCTCAGAGGCCCCGGCAGAAGACACCAGTACCGCAGAACCAGAAGAGACTACGAA TCATGACCAGGTTGTGCCAGTGCCTTGCCCATCATCTCCTCTTACTTGTGAGAAGTGTGAAAGCCTGGTACCCTTCGTTGGGCTTAACAATTTGGGGAACACCTGCTATCTGAACAGCATCCTTCAG GTTTTATATTACTGTCCTGGTTTTAAAGAGGCCATCAAATCTTTGTGTCTGTTGGCTAAGCTGAAAGACAAACAGCAAGAAGATGGTGCCAAAAATGAG GGGGACACTGGTGAGAACACCCTACCTGTTCCCATGGAGCTGCTGGGTAGTTTCCACAGCCTCATCTCTTCTGTGGAACAGTTGCAATCCAGCTTCCTGCTTAACCCGGAAAAATACAGTGATGGAGAACTTGCCACACCACCTCGAAAGCTGCTTAACACACTCAG GCAGCTTAATCCAATGTATGAGGGTTACTTGCAGCATGATGCACAGGAGGTGCTGCAGTGCATCCTTGCTAACATCCAGGAGGCCTGTGACAATATCAAAAAAGAGCAAACAGACAACACGATAAGCAATGGAATGGGGGATCCCACCCATGAGGATGATGGGAGCTCTGATGGCCAGTTGAGCGGAAAGAGAAAGAGTGACACGGAAGCAGGCAATGCTAAGAAAAAGCCAAAATCTCAAAGCAAATCAAAGAAAAATGAAGAGAACGTGCCTATGACCCGCTCAAAACGAAAGTCCTCCAGTGACATAACCACAGAGAGTTCTGACCAGAGGAATGGAACAGAAGAGCAAGAGAAGGACAGGGGGAGCACCACAGAGGAGGAGAAGAATGACAGTCCCCCAAAAGAGGTGGGCAAGAGGACAAGGAGAGGGAAGCTGGGCTGGTTGAAGCCATCTGGGAAGCAGCCTAGCATCTTCTCGAAGTTCCGCAGCATGGGACGAATTACTTCACATGTGGGAGGAAAAGGGGAGACCAAGGAGAAATCGGAGTGTAGTGTCCAAGAGAAGCTGCAGAAGGATACCTCTGAGAATGAGAGCACAACTCAAGAAGATAAACAGAGTCTGGAAAAGAATAAAG AGCAGTCAGGCCTGGATGTGCTGAAGTGGATGTTCCAGGGTCAGCTGGTGCTGCGGACACGCTGCCTGGAATGTGAGTGTTTCACAGAGCGGAGAGAGGACTTTCAAGACATCAGTGTACCTGTGCAAGAGGACGAGAACAGCTCCTCTGACTCCAGttctgaga TTTCTCCAGATCCCAAGCCTGAGCTGAAAACTCTAAAGTGGGCCATATCCCAATTTGCGTCTGTGGAACGGATTGTGGGTCAAGATAAATATTTCTGTGAGACCTGTCATCACTACACAGAAGCTGAGAGAAGTCTTCTGTTTGACAAAACACCAGAAGTCATCACAATCCACCTGAAATGCTTTGCTGCCAATGGCTCCGA GATGGACCCTTATGCTGGCCTTTCCAAGGTGAATACTCCTCTGCAGACCCCACTCAAACTTTCCCTGCACGAGTGGTGCACTCAGCCTGATTCTCCAGACCAGAGTCATCACTACGAGCTCTTTGCCGTGGTCATGCACAGCGGAGTAACCATCAGCAGTGGTCACTACACCACTTACATCCGCATGATGGATCTCCATCGTACCACTCTCAGGCTTCAGTCTCAGGATGAAGAGCAAAACCGAGACCAAGAGGAAGACATCAAACCGAAGAAAGAAGAGGGACCTCAAACAGAGTACGATGACGGTGAGGTGTCTTTCAGCTTGTCTGGCAGAGGGCGAAATGTGGCTAGAGCCAGCGCAACAAGCATGTCCAGCAAATCAGGAAGCAAGAGATGCTCTGAGGGTGTTGGGCTTTTAGGAGGACAGAGGAGTGTCACCAGTTATGAGCTCAGCAACAGCAGTCAAACCAATCCTGAGAAAGCTTCCAGCTTAGCCAGTCGTGCGGCAGGTTCTCTACTTCAGAATGCAGTGAAGAAAGagacagaggaagaggaagttgGAGCTATGGGCGATGGGACCCAGGTGAATTTTGACCTCGCTCTGCGAAACCTTTTGGACTTTGAGGGAAAGTGGATGCTGTTTGATGACTCTGAAGTGAGACTCTTTGAAGAAGAGGACTTCCTCAGAGCCTGTTCCCCTGAGACGTGCTCCACATCTACACCCTACCTGCTCTTCTACAAGAGAATCTCTTAG